A single region of the Leisingera thetidis genome encodes:
- the rpsR gene encoding 30S ribosomal protein S18 — protein sequence MAAKPFFRRRKVCPFSGDNAPAIDYKDTRLLQRYISERGKIVPSRITAVSAKKQRELARAIKRARFLALLPYAVK from the coding sequence ATGGCAGCCAAACCGTTTTTCCGCCGCCGCAAAGTGTGCCCCTTCTCGGGCGACAACGCACCGGCAATCGATTACAAAGACACCCGTCTTCTGCAGCGCTACATCTCTGAGCGCGGCAAGATCGTGCCGTCGCGCATCACCGCAGTTTCGGCCAAGAAGCAGCGTGAACTGGCCCGTGCTATCAAGCGCGCCCGCTTCCTCGCCCTGCTGCCCTACGCCGTGAAGTAA